CAAACGTTTGCCATAGAAAAGGTAAAAGAGAGGAAAAACTTACTTATAAGACCTCCCATTGCCAATGTTGATAGAGTAGTAATAGTTTCAACAATCCAGAACCCTCCGTTCCAGAACTATTTACTTGATAACCTATTAGTAGTTTACGACTTTTTAGGGCTTGAGACTTTAATAGTGTTCAATAAAGTAGATGCGTTAGATGAAACGGGAAAAGAAGAACTTAAAAAGTGGGAAGACATATACAGAAACGCAGGTCATAAGATTTTCCGCACAAGTGCTCAAACGGGCGAAGGAATAGAAGAGTTAAAAAACGAACTATCAGAGGGAATAACTATATTTGCAGGGGCTTCCGGCGTAGGGAAAAGTTCTCTTATATCAAAAATTACAGGCGTAGAGCTAAAAGTTGGGGAAGTAAGCAGTAAAACGGAAAGAGGTAAACACACCACAAGAGAAGTAAGGCTTATACCCTTTAGAAACGGGTTTATAGGGGATGCGCCGGGATTTTCACGAGTGGAAGCTTTAAACTTTATGGAAAAGGAAGAAGTGAGAAACCACTTTCCCGAGTTCTTAAGATACGAATGTAAATTTTCCGACTGTATGCATTTAAACGAAGACGGATGTCAGGTAAGAGAAGCCCTTAAAAAAGGCGAAATATCCTGCGAACGGTTTAAAAGTTACTTAAAGATGATTCACGAATACGTTGACTGGCTAAACGAAGTTTGCTCTTAAAGGAAGATAAGGATGAAAGTAACGACTAAAACGTTTTTAGAAAAGAAACGAAAAGGTGAGAAAATAACCGTTTTAACCGCATACGATTACCTGACGGCAAAAATCGTTGACAGCGCGGGAGTTGATGCAATACTGGTGGGCGACTCTTTGGGAATGGTAGTTTTGGGATATCCATCAACAGTGCCGGTCACATTAGAGGAGATGATTCACCACACAAAAGCTGTAGTTAGAGGAAGAAAGCGCGCAATGGTGATAATGGACATGCCGTTTTTAAGCTACCAAACGGGAATAAGAGATGCCATCTTAAACGCCGGCAGAGCTTTGAAAGAAACGTTGTGCGACGCTGTAAAAATAGAAGGCGGTGTAGAACAATCTGAAACTATAAAAGCGCTGGTTGATGCTGGAATTCCCGTCATGGGACATATCGGCTTACAACCGCAGAAGATAAACGTTTACGGCAGTTACGATGTAAGAGGGAAAGGAGAAGAAAGGAAAAAATTGATTGAAGATGCCAAAGCAGTTGAAGAAGCTGGAGCCTTTGCTATTGTTTTAGAAAAAATACCTTCTGAACTTGCAAAAGAAATTACGGAAATGCTTTCAATCCCGACCATAGGTATAGGAGCAGGAAAGCACTGTGATGGACAGGTTCTGGTAACTCACGACCTTTTAGGACTCTTTGAAGATTTTAAAC
This region of Desulfurobacterium pacificum genomic DNA includes:
- the rsgA gene encoding ribosome small subunit-dependent GTPase A, with the protein product MEGIVTERAGQKITVLIPEESKEYRGIPLGKVRKKEKIFAGDYVEGRVVDSQTFAIEKVKERKNLLIRPPIANVDRVVIVSTIQNPPFQNYLLDNLLVVYDFLGLETLIVFNKVDALDETGKEELKKWEDIYRNAGHKIFRTSAQTGEGIEELKNELSEGITIFAGASGVGKSSLISKITGVELKVGEVSSKTERGKHTTREVRLIPFRNGFIGDAPGFSRVEALNFMEKEEVRNHFPEFLRYECKFSDCMHLNEDGCQVREALKKGEISCERFKSYLKMIHEYVDWLNEVCS
- the panB gene encoding 3-methyl-2-oxobutanoate hydroxymethyltransferase, which translates into the protein MKVTTKTFLEKKRKGEKITVLTAYDYLTAKIVDSAGVDAILVGDSLGMVVLGYPSTVPVTLEEMIHHTKAVVRGRKRAMVIMDMPFLSYQTGIRDAILNAGRALKETLCDAVKIEGGVEQSETIKALVDAGIPVMGHIGLQPQKINVYGSYDVRGKGEERKKLIEDAKAVEEAGAFAIVLEKIPSELAKEITEMLSIPTIGIGAGKHCDGQVLVTHDLLGLFEDFKPKFVKRYAELGKTAREAVKTFIEEVKEGKFPSKEHEF